In one Silene latifolia isolate original U9 population chromosome 10, ASM4854445v1, whole genome shotgun sequence genomic region, the following are encoded:
- the LOC141605753 gene encoding lycopene epsilon cyclase, chloroplastic: protein MECCCSLGPPKFAAMSVSPGHHYSNLKITTVSKRRKVDYYCFSSGSRNSNNIKAMNSSEGSCVVTREDFADEEDFKKAGGSELLYVQMQKNKAMNHQSKLADKLPRISVGDGVLDLVVIGCGPAGLALAAETAKLGLKVGLIGPDLPFTNNYGVWEDEFKALGLEGCIEQVWRDTIVYIDDDNPILIGRAYGRVSRYLLHEELVKRCFESGVSYLGVKVDKIMEGLDGHSIVASECGITIPCRLATVASGAASGKLLEYEVGGPRVCVQTAYGLEVEVEGSPYDPNLMVFMDYRDYSKQSFQSPEAKYPTFLYAMPMSPTRIFFEETCLASIDAMPFDLLKKKLLARLETMGVRIIKTYEEEWSYIPVGGSLPSTEQRNLAFGAAASMVHPATGYSVVRSLSEAPNYASAIANLVKTGHSKTTILGQRRVENIAMQAWNTLWPQERKRQRAFFLFGLALIVQLDIEGIRSFFRTFFRVPKWMWEGFLGSNLSSADLILFAFYMFFIAPHDLRMGLIRHLLSDATGATMIRTYMSLS from the exons ATGGAGTGTTGTTGTTCGCTTGGACCGCCCAAGTTCGCGGCAATGTCAGTATCTCCAGGCCATCATTACAGTAATTTGAAGATCACAACAGTTTCGAAACGACGGAAAGTGGATTATTATTGCTTTAGTAGTGGCAGTagaaatagtaataatattaaggCCATGAATAGTAGTGAAGGTAGTTGCGTAGTTACTAGAGAAGACTTCGCGGACGAAGAGGATTTTAAAAAAGCAGGAGGTTCAGAGCTTTTATATGTTCAAATGCAGAAGAATAAGGCCATGAATCATCAGTCCAAACTTGCTGATAAG CTGCCCCGGATATCGGTAGGAGATGGTGTACTGGATTTGGTGGTTATTGGATGCGGTCCAGCGGGTCTTGCATTAGCTGCAGAAACAGCTAAATTAGGATTGAAAGTTGGCCTCATTGGTCCCGATCTTCCTTTCACCAATAATTATGGAGTTTGGGAGGATGAATTCAAAG CTCTTGGACTTGAAGGCTGTATCGAGCAGGTCTGGCGTGATACCATCGTGTATATAGATGATGATAACCCTATTCTAATTGGTCGAGCTTATGGACGAGTCAGCCGGTATTTACTTCATGAGGAGCTAGTGAAAAG GTGTTTCGAGTCAGGTGTCTCGTATCTTGGTGTGAAGGTCGACAAGATCATGGAAGGACTTGACGGACATAGTATTGTGGCTTCTGAATGTGGTATCACTATTCCGTGCAG GCTTGCGACTGTTGCATCTGGTGCAGCATCTGGAAAACTCCTGGAGTATGAGGTTGGTGGGCCAAGGGTTTGTGTGCAAACAGCTTATGGTCTGGAGGTGGAG GTTGAAGGCAGTCCTTACGATCCCAACCTGATGGTGTTCATGGATTATAGAGATTACAGTAAACAAAGCTTCCAGTCTCCAGAGGCAAAGTATCCAACATTTTTGTACGCAATGCCAATGTCCCCTACAAGAATTTTCTTTGAG GAAACTTGCTTGGCTTCGATAGATGCAATGCCATTTGATTTGCTTAAGAAAAAGCTCTTGGCACGTCTAGAAACTATGGGTGTTCGGATCATTAAAACTTATGAGGAG GAGTGGTCTTACATTCCTGTCGGAGGCTCTTTACCCAGTACAGAGCAAAGGAACCTTGCATTTGGCGCTGCTGCAAGCATGGTGCATCCAGCCACAG GGTATTCAGTTGTGAGATCATTATCTGAGGCTCCTAATTATGCTTCTGCAATTGCAAATTTAGTCAAGACTGGTCACTCCAAAACTACAATTCTTGGACAGAGGCGTGTGGAGAATATCGCTATGCAAG CATGGAATACTCTCTGGCCTCAAGAAAGGAAACGCCAGCGAGCATTTTTCCTGTTTGGGCTAGCACTTATTGTGCAGCTTGATATTGAGGGAATACGGTCATTCTTCCGGACCTTTTTCCGGGTACCAAAATG GATGTGGGAGGGATTCCTTGGGTCTAATCTGTCATCTGCAGATCTTATATTGTTTGCGTTCTACATGTTTTTCATAGCGCCACATGATTTGAGGATGGGGCTTATAAGGCATTTACTCTCTGATGCAACCGGTGCGACAATGATAAGAACCTATATGTCATTATCTTGA